In Brachybacterium saurashtrense, the genomic stretch ATGTCCACGACGTCCTCGTCCAGCGAGTCCGTCATGAGCAGCGCCGCCTTCGCCGGGCGCGCCTCGGTGTACCGGGGGGCGGCGGGGCCGTTGTCGAGCGAGCCGAAGTTGCCGTGACCGTCCACCAGCGGCATGCGCATGTTGAAGGGCTGCGCCATGCGCACCAGCGCGTCGTAGATCGCGGTGTCGCCGTGGGGGTGGAGCTTGCCCATCACCTCGCCCACCACGCGCTGGCTCTTCACGTGGCCCTTGTCCGGGCGCAGTCCCATCTCCGCCATCATGAACAGGATGCGGCGCTGCACCGGCTTAAGGCCGTCCCGCGCATCGGGGAGCGCGCGCGAGTAGATCACCGAGTAGGCGTACTCGAGGAAGGACGCCTCCATCTCACTGGTGACGTCGATGTCGACGATGGTCTCCTCGACGGGGGCGTCACCGGTGGGCGGGGTGGTGCTGCGTGAACGGGCCATGCAGGACATCATGGCGCATGACCGGCCACGATCCCGGGACCCGGGCGTGGTGAGGGGACGTGAATCCCGTCAAAGCGGCCACGGCGAGGATAGGATCCCGGCATGGCGGACAGACTCGACGCACTGCGCTCCCTGCGTCGTCGAGCCCGCGGCGACGAGGAGACCGGCCCCGGCTACCCGGCCCACTGGGAGGCGGACATCGCCCTGCGCGACGGCTCCGCCGCGCACCTGCGCCCGATCCTCCCCAGCGATGCCGAGGCGCTGCAGGACTTCCATCAGCGTCAGTCCGAGCACTCCCGGTACCTGCGGTTCTTCGCCCCCATGCCGCGCCTCTCCTCCCGTGACCTCACCCGCTTCACCCACGTGGACCATATGGACAGGGTCGCGTTCGTGGTCCTGGCGGGGCAGGAGATCATCGCGGTGGGACGGTACGACCGGGTGGAGCCGCACACCGCCGAGGTGGCGTTCAACGTCTCGGACTCCCGGCAGGGGACAGGTCTCGCCTCCGTGCTGCTCGAGCATCTCGCGGCCGCCGCCCGCGAGCGCGACATCAACCGCTTCACGGCCGAGGTGCTGCCCCAGAACACCAAGATGATCAAGGTCTTCTCCGACACCGGCTTCGACGTGGATCGCACGCTCGACGACGGCGTGGTGATGGTGTCCTTCCGGATCGACCCCACCGCCCGCTCCCTCGAGGTGATGGCCGAGCGGGAGCACCGTGCGGAGGCCCGCGCCATGGAGCGCCTGCTGCATCCCCGGTCGGTGCTGCTGATCGGGGTCTCCTCCCGCGCGGACTCCACCGGCGGCCGGTTCCTCTCCGCCCTCGAGGGCTCCGGGTACACCGGCACCGTGCACCTGGTGGCGCGCGACGCGCTCGAGCTGCGCGGCCACCGCACCTGGGCCCGCATCGGGGACGTGCCCGGCACCGTGGACCTCGCGGTGATCGCCCTGCGCCCGGAGGCGTGCCTGGAGGCGATCGACGAGTGCGCCGCCATCGGGGTGCGCAGCGTGGTGATCCCCACCGAGGGGTTCTCCGACAGCGATCGTGGCCGCCGCCTCCAGCGGGAGCTGGTGGCGCGCGCCCGGCTGCACGGGATGCGCCTGCTGGGTCCCGGCTCCCTCGGCGTGCTGCGCACCGGCACGGACCCGCTCAGCCTCTCCCTCGCGCCGCGGATGCCGCGCCCGGGACCGGTGGCGCTCGCCGGCCAGTCCAGCGCACTCTCGGCGATGCTGCTGGCGGGAACGGACTCCCGGGGCCTGGGCGTGCACGAGTTCGTGGGAGTGGGCAATCGGGCGGACGTCTCCCTCAACGACACCCTCCAGCACTGGGAGGACGACGAGCAGGTGGGCGTGATCGGCCTGGCCCTGGAGTCGATGGGGAACCCGCGGAAGTTCCATCGCATCGCCCGCCGCCTCACCCGCACCACCCCGCTGATCGTGCTGCGCCCCCCGGGCAGCGAGTCCCATCGACCGCCCGGCCACGACGTGCGCACCTCGACCCTGCCGCGGCGCGCCCTCGACCAGGTGCTGGAATCCGCGGGCGTGGTGCAGACCACGGGCGTAGACCATCTGCTGGACGTGGTCGACGCGATCGGGAGGCAGGGCCTGCCGCTGGGACGACGGGTGGGGCTGCTCTCGAACACGGGAGCGCTCGGTGCCTCCCTGCGCGGGGCGGCCGATCAGGCGGGCCTGCACGTGGTGGCTGACAACCGCAGCGTCCCGCTGGCGGCGGACCCGCGGCTGATCCAGCGAGGCTTCACCTCGATGGCGGCCCTCGGCGAGGTGGATCTGGTGGTGGCCGGGATCCTGGATCCGCTCACCGGCAGCGCCGTGGAGGTGCTGCGCCAGATGGCGGTGGTGGCACGCCACTCGGAGGTGGTGCTGCTGGTGTGCCTGGTCACCTCCGCCGAGCGGGCCGCCGAGGTGCAGGAGGCGGTGCGCACCGACCCCTCGCTGCCGCCCGTGCACGCGACCCCCTACGCCGTGGCCCGCGCGGCCTCGGGCATGATGGCGGCCGCCCTGCGCCCGGAGGCCGACGACGAGGAGCCCGCCCAACGCGAGGACGTGGACCGCGCCGCCGCCCGCGCCGTGGTGGAGCGGTGGCGCGAGGCCGGCGCGGCCCCGGGCCGAGCGCTGCCCGCGGCCGAGGCCCGCGCCCTGCTCGGCGCCTACGGCATCGCCCAGCTGGAAGCGCGCTCCTTCGCGGAGGTGGAGGAGGCCGTCGAGCACGCGGCCCGGATCGGCTACCCGGTGGCGCTGAAGAGCACCGATCCGGTGCTGCGACACCGGGCGGATCTCGGCGGCGTGCGCCTGGACATCCCCGACGAGGTGCAGCTGCGCCACGCCGTGGAGGGGATGCGGCGCGACCTGTCCTTCTCCAGCGCGCCGTTGGAGGTGCAGGCGATGGCCCCTGCCGGGGTGCCGATGGTGGTGCGCAGCGTCGAGGACCCCTCCCTGGGGCCGGTGGTGTCGCTGTCCGTCGCGGGGGACGCGACCGACCTGCTGGACGACATCGCCTATGCGATCCCGCCGTTCAGCGAGACCGGCGCCGCGCGGCTCGTGGACGCCCCGGCCTCCGCGGTGAAGCTGCGCGGGACCCGCGGACTGCCGCCCGCGGACCGCGGCGCGCTCGCCGATCTCGTGGTCCGCATCGGGCTGCTCGCCGAGGACCTCCCCGAGCTCGCCTCGCTCGAGCTCTACCCGGTGCTGGTCGCCCAGCAGGGGACCACGGTGGTCGGCGCGCGGGCGCTCCTGGCCCCGGCGCCCAACCGCACCGACAGTCCGCGCCGTGCGCTCTCCGGCCCGGCGGCGGGGTGAGACCCCGCCCTCCGTCGCGCATGGGACAATGCCCAGATGACCGCCGCACTCCCCGCTGACCTGCTCACGGACCTCGAGACCGCCGGGTACTTCCCCCAGACCGCGGCCCAGAGCCTGTTGCGCTCGCTGCGCAGCGCCCGACCGGTCGCGCACCTGGTCAGGCCGGAGACCACCTTCGACGGCCCAGAGGTGCGTCGTCACCTCACCGTCGTGGTCCTCACCCCGTCGCACCTGCTGGTCACCCATCTCGACGACGATCCGGCCGACGCCCTGAACCCGAGCCAGGTGGTCTCCACCACCGAGCGCATCCGGCTGCAGCGCATCACCGCCACAGGGCTGTCACAGGTCTACGACACCGACGGCCAGGGAAGCCCCGGCACGGAGGCGGAGATCACCCTGGGCATCAGCTGGGACGGCAGTCGCCGCGTCGACCTGGAGCGCGCGGTCTGCGAGGACCCGAACTGCCAGCTCGACCACGGGTACACGGGCACCCTGGCGCCCTCGGACCTCGCGCTGCGCGTCTCCGCGCTCGCCGACGGCGCCGGCGCGGTGGATGCCGCGCTCGCCTTCCACGACCGCCTCGTGGACGCGCTCGACGCGCTGGGCGTCTGAGCGCGTCCCGCGCACGCTCCGCCGCGCCCCCGATGAGCACCGCCACGGCCGTCTGGCCCCCGGACCTGCTGCCGCCGCCGTTCGCCGACGGCGCGCGTCCCGCCCTGCTGGACGTGCTGCCGCCGCTGCTCGAGAACCCTGCACCCGGCCGTGACGTGGTGGTGCTGCTGGACGGGGTCGGTGCGGATCTGCTCGCCGAGCACCGCGCCCTCACCCCCACGCTGCGCCGGCTCGAGGCGGAGATCGCGCGGGTGCGCACCGTCGCGCCCTCCACCACCTCGAGCGCTATGGTGTCCCTGCACACCGGCCGGCCGCCGCTCGAGCACGGGGTGCTCGGGCATCTCACCCGCGACCCGCGCAGCGGCCGCGCCCTGAACCAGCTCACCGGCGCGCCGGAGATCGACCCGAAGCAGTGGATGCCCCTGCCTACCCCGGTGGAGGTCGGCGGGCGCCGTGCGGTGCAGGTCGCGCCCGCCAAGCACGCCGGCTCCCATCTCAGCGGCGTGGCCTTCCGCGGCTGGGACTTCCTCGCCCACGGGCGCGGCGACCGGGTGGAGGCGGTGCGCACCGCCCTCCACCGCGCAGGACCGGAGGGGTTGGTGCACCTGCACGTCGACGACGTGGACCACGCCGGCCACCGCCACGGGATCGACTCCGAGCCCTGGCGCACCGCGCTCGCGGAGGTGGACGCGCTGCTCGGCACGCTGCTGCGGCGCCTGCCGCGCGGGACCCGGCTCCACGTCACCGCCGATCACGGCATGGTGGACACCGCCCCCGAGCGCACTGTCGATCTCGCCGCGCATCCGCGCCTGCTGCGCCTGGTCGAGGAGGTGGCGGGGGAGCCGCGGGCGCTCGCGCTGCACGCCGTGCCGGGCGACGGGGCCGCGGAGGAGCTCGCCGAGGGGCTCGAGGCGCTGCTGGCCGAGCGGGCTCTCGTGCTGCGCCGCGACGAGGTGCTGCGCTGCGGTCTGCTGGGGCCTGCGGGCTCCGCCGTCGAGGAGAGGGTGGCGCGGCGGCTGCCGGACGTGCTGGTGCTGGCCCGGGGCGGATGGAGCGTCGAGGACTGCTCGCGACGCCGCGCGGACGCCCACCCGATGATCGGCGTGCACGGCTCGCTCACCGCCGCGGAGGCCTGGGTGCCGCTGCTGCGAATCGCCGTCTGACGGACGGGAGCGCGCGGCGCGGGCGGGAGCCCGATCAGTCGTGCTTCGACCCGAAGACGATCTCGTCCCAGCTCGGCATCGAGGCCCGCTTGGAGCGAGGCCGGGGCTTCTTCTCCGGCGCCGGGGCCGGGGCGTCCTCCTCCGACGACGAGGACCGCTCCTCCTCGTCGAAGCCCGGCAGCGGGGTGAGGTCCACGGTGTCCTGGGCGGCGGGCGTCGGGGCGTCCTCCGGGACCTCCGCGGGATCGTCCTGGGGGGTCGCCGGTGCGGTGTCCTCCTCCGCGGGCCACGCCGTCGCCTCGCGCTCCTCCGCGTCGTCGTCCTGCGTCGCCGCCCCGGTGGAGTGCTCGAGCGCCGCCTCCTGGTCGGGGCCGGTCAGCGTGCCGTCCTGCGGTGCCTGCCCGGGCTCCGGCACGGCGTCGGCCGAGGTCTCGGTCTCCTCCGTCGCGGCGTCCTCGAGCCCGGACCAGACGGTCGCGGGGCCCTCCTGCCGCGGCACGGGGCGCAGCCCGCGGCGGGCGTTGAGCGCGTCGAGCTCGTCCTCGTCGATGGTCGAGGGGTGGGAATCGGCGGCCGGGCGGCGCGGGGTCCAGGTCCGGGCGCGCGAGGACGGCGTGGGGGAGCCGTCGAGGGAGCCGTCGGCCTCGAGGTCGTAGACGGCGGACTTGACCGCCTGGAGGCGGCCGCGCCCGCGGGACGGCTCCGGCGGGGCGTCCTCGTCGCTGATCCAGCGCGCTTCGTCGTCCACGGGGGAGACGGAGCGGTTGTCGATGTCGGCCACCCAGTGCGCCTGGCGCGTGCGCCCGCCCGCGGAGAAGGTCAGCTCGAGCGTCCAGGTGCCGTCCTGACGGCGCCAGGCGTCCCAGGCGGTGTCGCCGGTCGCCTCGCGGGCGGCCAGGCGCTCGGTGACCACGTCCAGGAGGGCGGGGCCGCCGCGCCCCACGGGGAACGTGCGGGCGCGCTGGGCGGTCCATTCGCGCTCGGCGAGCACGGGGCCCTCGTACCGGCGCACGTGCTCGAGCGGGATGTCGGAGGCCTCGGCGATGTCCTCCGCGCTGCGGCCGGAGCGGAGCATCGCCTGGATCTCGCGGGGGCGCAGCGGTGCGGCGTCCGCCGCCTGGATCATGTTCAGGGCCGGACGATCCGAGCGCACGGCCGCGCGCAGCGCCCGGTCGATGCGCAGCGTGTACCGCTCTCCGTCGGAATCCACCAGGAGCACGTGCTCGCCGTCATCGTGGATCCCGTCGAGTTCGAGCTCGCGCATGGTCGTCCTCTCCGTCGGAGCGTGATCGCTGGGGTGCAGCATGTCCAGCCCTGCGACCTTATCGTGCCCGGGCCGCGTCCTCCCTGTGCGGAGCGGGTGCGCCGCGGCGTGTTGCCGCCGCGTGCCCCTCCATGTTGTGGGCACGCGGACCCTCTGCAATAATGCCGCCGCATTCAGCGTTGACACCCGAGCCGCCCGGCGCGGCTCGCGACGGCTCACCGGCGCGGACATGCCCCAGAACCCCCGGTCGGACTCTCCGACGACAACCAGGAACGGACCGTAGATGGCCACTGATTACGATGCCCCGCGCAAGAACGACGACGACTCGAACGACGACTCCATCGAGGAGCTGCAGGGGCGCCGGAACGAGGCGGCCACCCCTGCCGTCGACGAGGACGAGGCCGAGGCCGCGGACTCCTACGAGCTGCCGGGCGCCGACCTCTCCGGCGAGGAGCTGTCGGTGCGGGTGCTGCCTCGCCAGGCGGACGAGTTCACCTGCGCGAGCTGCTTCCTCGTGAAGCACCGCAGCCAGATCGACCACGTCGAGGGCACTCTCATCATCTGCAAGGAGTGCGCCGCGGCCTGACCGCGTCCCGCCTCCCCACGCGCGGCGCCGCACCTCCGGGTGCGGCGCCGTCTCGCGTCCCGGGCCGGCCGCGGACCCGGGGCCGTCAGCGCTCGGACGGCTCCTCGGCGTCGGTGCCCGGGCCACGGGAGGCGGCCTGCTGCGCGGTGCGCAGGGCGAGGGCGAGGTCCTCAGGGTGACGGGTCGAGGCGACCCAGGCCGTGGTGGGATCGTCCTCGTCCAGCACCTCCACCCGCAGGCCCGTGCGGGTCCAGCCGCGCACGCAGTGATGGGCCAGGGGCTCGAAGTCCTGCCCGATGGTGAGCGCCCACTGCGCGGGGGCCAGGGCCACGGGCTCGCCCAGCTGCTGCACGGAGATCTGCGCCCGCCCCATCCGGAACCGTCCCCCGGAGACCTCGAGCACGGGCGAGTACAGCAGCACCAGCACCAGGGCCCCGCCGATCGCGAGCACCGAGACCACCAGCGCGACCACGGGCTGCAGCGGCACCAGGATCAGACCCAGCGCCGCGCCGATCGCGACGGCGGCGATCCACACCCCGGGGCCGGGCAGCACCCGCTCGCGGTGCAGCGGGGTCGCTGCACCACCCCGCGGCGACGGGGGCGTGGACGGGGACTCGGCGGCGGAGCGGGCGGCGGCAGGCATGCCGCCATGCTCTCACGCACCGGCTGGGCGCTCGCGGCGACGGCGGCACCGGCGGGCTGCTGGGTGCGTGGCGTCCGGGACGCCGTAGTCTGGGGCCATGCCTGTCGATTCAGCTGACCCCCGGACGGAGGGCGGCGGGCCCGTCCCGGCCTCCGACGTCCCCGTGCTGCGGCTCCGCCGCCGTGCCCAGGTGCCGATGCCGCACCGCGCCCATCCCGACGACGCCGGTCTCGACCTGGCCAGCGCCGAGGAGCTGGTGATCCCCGCCGGCGGGAGGGCGCTGGTGGACACCGGCCTCGCCGTCGCGCTGCCGCCCGGCACCGTGGGGATGGTCTGCCCCCGCTCGGGCCTCGCCGCCCGGCACGGCGTGACCGTGCTCAACGGCCCGGGCATCGTGGACGCCGGCTACCGGGGCCCGGTGAAGGTGGCGCTGCACAACACCGACCCGACCGAGCCGTTCGCGCTCGGCGTGGGGGATCGCATCGCCCAGCTCGTGGTGGTGCCGTTCCTCGCCCCGCCGCTGGTGGAGGTCGAGGACCTCGAGGAGACGGCGCGCGCGGGGTCGGGCTTCGGCTCCAGCGGCGGTTTCGGCACCGCGAGCGCCACGACGGCCGCCGACGAGACCACGGAGGGATGACGATGGGACTGTTCTCCCGCAGGAAGACGACCGAGCCCGCGCAGGTCGAGGGCCTTGACGCCCTGGACCGCGAGGAGGCCGAGGGACCCGACGACCCCACCGGCGCCGCACAGGACGACACCGAGGGCGAGGCGGCGGGGCAGGAGCCGGAGGGCCGCTCCGCGCCGGGCTCCGAGGCCGACGCCGCCGCGCGCGGGGAGCATCTCGAGGCCGGCCCGTACGACGAGTCCGAGGCCCCGGAGGAGGACCGCATCGACCTGGGCGGCCTGCAGGTGCCCACCGTCGACGGGATGGAGCTGCGGATGGAGGTGGACCAG encodes the following:
- a CDS encoding alkaline phosphatase family protein, yielding MSTATAVWPPDLLPPPFADGARPALLDVLPPLLENPAPGRDVVVLLDGVGADLLAEHRALTPTLRRLEAEIARVRTVAPSTTSSAMVSLHTGRPPLEHGVLGHLTRDPRSGRALNQLTGAPEIDPKQWMPLPTPVEVGGRRAVQVAPAKHAGSHLSGVAFRGWDFLAHGRGDRVEAVRTALHRAGPEGLVHLHVDDVDHAGHRHGIDSEPWRTALAEVDALLGTLLRRLPRGTRLHVTADHGMVDTAPERTVDLAAHPRLLRLVEEVAGEPRALALHAVPGDGAAEELAEGLEALLAERALVLRRDEVLRCGLLGPAGSAVEERVARRLPDVLVLARGGWSVEDCSRRRADAHPMIGVHGSLTAAEAWVPLLRIAV
- a CDS encoding DUF4193 domain-containing protein — protein: MATDYDAPRKNDDDSNDDSIEELQGRRNEAATPAVDEDEAEAADSYELPGADLSGEELSVRVLPRQADEFTCASCFLVKHRSQIDHVEGTLIICKECAAA
- a CDS encoding GNAT family N-acetyltransferase; translation: MADRLDALRSLRRRARGDEETGPGYPAHWEADIALRDGSAAHLRPILPSDAEALQDFHQRQSEHSRYLRFFAPMPRLSSRDLTRFTHVDHMDRVAFVVLAGQEIIAVGRYDRVEPHTAEVAFNVSDSRQGTGLASVLLEHLAAAARERDINRFTAEVLPQNTKMIKVFSDTGFDVDRTLDDGVVMVSFRIDPTARSLEVMAEREHRAEARAMERLLHPRSVLLIGVSSRADSTGGRFLSALEGSGYTGTVHLVARDALELRGHRTWARIGDVPGTVDLAVIALRPEACLEAIDECAAIGVRSVVIPTEGFSDSDRGRRLQRELVARARLHGMRLLGPGSLGVLRTGTDPLSLSLAPRMPRPGPVALAGQSSALSAMLLAGTDSRGLGVHEFVGVGNRADVSLNDTLQHWEDDEQVGVIGLALESMGNPRKFHRIARRLTRTTPLIVLRPPGSESHRPPGHDVRTSTLPRRALDQVLESAGVVQTTGVDHLLDVVDAIGRQGLPLGRRVGLLSNTGALGASLRGAADQAGLHVVADNRSVPLAADPRLIQRGFTSMAALGEVDLVVAGILDPLTGSAVEVLRQMAVVARHSEVVLLVCLVTSAERAAEVQEAVRTDPSLPPVHATPYAVARAASGMMAAALRPEADDEEPAQREDVDRAAARAVVERWREAGAAPGRALPAAEARALLGAYGIAQLEARSFAEVEEAVEHAARIGYPVALKSTDPVLRHRADLGGVRLDIPDEVQLRHAVEGMRRDLSFSSAPLEVQAMAPAGVPMVVRSVEDPSLGPVVSLSVAGDATDLLDDIAYAIPPFSETGAARLVDAPASAVKLRGTRGLPPADRGALADLVVRIGLLAEDLPELASLELYPVLVAQQGTTVVGARALLAPAPNRTDSPRRALSGPAAG
- the dut gene encoding dUTP diphosphatase; this encodes MPVDSADPRTEGGGPVPASDVPVLRLRRRAQVPMPHRAHPDDAGLDLASAEELVIPAGGRALVDTGLAVALPPGTVGMVCPRSGLAARHGVTVLNGPGIVDAGYRGPVKVALHNTDPTEPFALGVGDRIAQLVVVPFLAPPLVEVEDLEETARAGSGFGSSGGFGTASATTAADETTEG
- the sepH gene encoding septation protein SepH, translated to MRELELDGIHDDGEHVLLVDSDGERYTLRIDRALRAAVRSDRPALNMIQAADAAPLRPREIQAMLRSGRSAEDIAEASDIPLEHVRRYEGPVLAEREWTAQRARTFPVGRGGPALLDVVTERLAAREATGDTAWDAWRRQDGTWTLELTFSAGGRTRQAHWVADIDNRSVSPVDDEARWISDEDAPPEPSRGRGRLQAVKSAVYDLEADGSLDGSPTPSSRARTWTPRRPAADSHPSTIDEDELDALNARRGLRPVPRQEGPATVWSGLEDAATEETETSADAVPEPGQAPQDGTLTGPDQEAALEHSTGAATQDDDAEEREATAWPAEEDTAPATPQDDPAEVPEDAPTPAAQDTVDLTPLPGFDEEERSSSSEEDAPAPAPEKKPRPRSKRASMPSWDEIVFGSKHD
- a CDS encoding DUF3093 domain-containing protein, which codes for MPAAARSAAESPSTPPSPRGGAATPLHRERVLPGPGVWIAAVAIGAALGLILVPLQPVVALVVSVLAIGGALVLVLLYSPVLEVSGGRFRMGRAQISVQQLGEPVALAPAQWALTIGQDFEPLAHHCVRGWTRTGLRVEVLDEDDPTTAWVASTRHPEDLALALRTAQQAASRGPGTDAEEPSER
- a CDS encoding DUF5998 family protein; translation: MTAALPADLLTDLETAGYFPQTAAQSLLRSLRSARPVAHLVRPETTFDGPEVRRHLTVVVLTPSHLLVTHLDDDPADALNPSQVVSTTERIRLQRITATGLSQVYDTDGQGSPGTEAEITLGISWDGSRRVDLERAVCEDPNCQLDHGYTGTLAPSDLALRVSALADGAGAVDAALAFHDRLVDALDALGV